Proteins encoded by one window of Dioscorea cayenensis subsp. rotundata cultivar TDr96_F1 chromosome 20, TDr96_F1_v2_PseudoChromosome.rev07_lg8_w22 25.fasta, whole genome shotgun sequence:
- the LOC120251838 gene encoding acid phosphatase 1-like isoform X2: protein MQLIHLMLLLFFILAPTTISQTLLQVTQNDGLNEPKPPNLMYCESWRLAVETNNAGDWHKIPHRCTDLVKEYVNGQQYITDSKVVARHAQAYAKTIVVAKDGKDVWIFDVDETLISNIQHYAIDGYRSKVDNESAFEKWALSAKAPALPWSLWLYKKLQGLGFHLVLLTGRKETHRNSTEQNLISAGYHSWKTLILRNSTETGKTAQEYKASKRAELVGKGYRIHGNSGDQWSDLLGWPEAKRSFKIPNPMYHIP, encoded by the exons ATGCAACTTATTCATCTTATGTTGCTCCTGTTCTTCATCCTTGCACCAACCACAATCTCGCAAACTCTTCTTCAAGTAACTCAAAATGACGGTCTGAATGAACCGAAGCCGCCTAACTTGATGTACTGCGAGAGTTGGCGATTAGCTGTCGAGACGAACAATGCCGGAGATTGGCATAAGATACCTCATCGATGCACTGATTTAGTGAAAGAGTATGTCAATGGACAGCAGTATATAACTGATTCCAAAGTGGTAGCAAGGCATGCTCAAGCTTATGCTAAGACAATTGTAGTAGCAAAGGATGGCAAAGATGTTTGGATATTCGATGTCGATGAAACACTCATTTCCAATATTCAGCATTATGCCATTGATGGATAcag ATCAAAAGTAGACAATGAATCGGCATTTGAAAAATGGGCGCTATCGGCGAAAGCACCGGCGTTGCCGTGGAGCTTATGGTTGTACAAGAAACTACAAGGACTAGGATTTCATCTTGTGCTTTTGACAGGGAGAAAAGAAACACATCGGAATTCTACTGAACAAAACTTGATTTCTGCTGGTTATCATTCATGGAAAACACTAATTCTCAg GAATTCTACTGAAACTGGGAAGACAGCACAAGAATACAAAGCATCAAAAAGAGCAGAGTTGGTGGGCAAAGGGTACAGGATTCATGGGAACTCTGGGGATCAATGGAGTGACTTGTTAGGATGGCCA
- the LOC120251092 gene encoding mediator of RNA polymerase II transcription subunit 6 has protein sequence MAATPAPPPNAAAGNPIVDGASTAPPTPGTDMTGICFRDQLWLNSFPLDRNLVFDYFAISPFYDWTCNNEQLRLRSIHPLDLSHLSKMTGNEYMLCEVMEPHLFVIRKQRRDGPEKTTPLLAYYVLDGSIYQAPQLCNVFAARIGRALYHISKAFTLTASKLEKIGYVDTEKEGTNSEGKTGKETIDMKELKRVDHILASLQRKLPPAPPPPPFPEGYAPPPTSEAEKGPDEQQNTETQPPPADPIIDQGPSKRPKYQ, from the exons ATGGCGGCGACGCCGGCTCCGCCACCAAACGCGGCGGCGGGGAACCCAATTGTCGATGGAGCCTCGACGGCGCCGCCTACTCCGGGGACGGACATGACCGGAATCTGCTTCCGTGACCAGTTGTGGCTCAATAGCTTTCCGCTCGATCGGAACCTAGTGTTCGACTACTTCGCCATCTCCCCCTTCTACGATTGGACCTGCAACAATGAGCAGCTTCGATTGCGTTCTATCCATCCCCTCGATCTCTCTCATCTATC GAAGATGACGGGGAATGAGTACATGCTGTGCGAGGTCATGGAGCCGCATCTGTTTGTGATCCGGAAGCAGAGGAGAGACGGGCCGGAGAAGACCACGCCCTTGCTCGCTTACTATGTTCTTGATGGATCCATCTACCAAGCACCTCAGCTCTGCAATGTGTTCGCCGCTCGAATA GGCAGGGCGCTTTATCATATCTCAAAGGCTTTTACACTAACAGCTTCAAAGTTGGAAAAAATTGGCTATG TTGATACCGAAAAGGAGGGCACCAACTCTGAAGGTAAGACTGGGAAGGAGACAATTGACATGAAAGAATTGAAACGAGTGGATCATATTCTTGCATCATTACAGCGCAAG CTTCCTCCcgccccaccaccaccaccatttCCAGAAGGCTATGCTCCACCCCCAACTTCAGAAGCAGAGAAAGGCCCCGACGAGCAGCAAAACACAGAGACTCAGCCTCCTCCGGCAGATCCTATCATCGATCAAGGTCCCTCGAAAAGACCGAAATACCAATGA
- the LOC120251728 gene encoding transcription factor RAX1-like: MGRAPCCDKANVKRGPWSPEEDALLKSYLHKHGTGGNWIALPLKAGLKRCGKSCRLRWLNYLRPDIKHGGFTEQEDQIIYSLYNNIGSRWSVIASHLPGRTDNDVKNYWNTKLKKKLMIPSCITTAPPPPPPPPPPPPPPPPTTTAAATATATATATTYSFMKTDQTHDNYDHYNELLMGSSSYGFVPSELMQGFSPAEDFSAASSSSVITMDSNSTNSGYLNWSSNSAGVCVDDVLLTEFGFGSSFSEFLCGYNSYSERFEDMTLSYCHTTKERPFNHLH, encoded by the exons ATGGGAAGAGCTCCATGTTGTGACAAAGCCAATGTAAAGAGAGGTCCATGGTCACCAGAAGAGGATGCCCTTCTCAAGTCTTATCTTCACAAGCATGGAACTGGTGGCAACTGGATTGCTTTACCTCTCAAAGCAG GGCTTAAAAGATGTGGGAAGAGTTGCCGTTTAAGATGGCTAAACTATCTCAGACCAGACATCAAGCATGGTGGTTTCACTGAACAAGAAGATCAGATCATCTACTCACTCTATAACAACATTGGAAGCAG GTGGTCTGTTATAGCTTCACACTTGCCTGGAAGAACTGATAATGATGTCAAGAACTATTGGAACACTAAGTTAAAGAAGAAGTTAATGATCCCTTCCTGCATTACTACTgcacctccaccaccaccaccaccacccccacctccaccaccaccaccaccaacaacaacagcagcagcaactGCAACTGCAACTGCAACTGCAACAACTTATTCATTCATGAAAACAGATCAAACACATGACAACTATGATCACTATAATGAGTTGTTAATGGGTTCTAGTAGTTATGGATTTGTTCCATCAGAGCTAATGCAAGGTTTTTCTCCGGCCGAAGACTTCTCGGCGGCGTCTTCGTCCTCAGTGATCACTATGGATAGCAATAGCACCAACAGTGGGTACCTTAACTGGAGTTCTAACTCTGCCGGAGTTtgtgttgatgatgttttaCTCACTGAATTTGGGTTTGGTTCTTCTTTCAGTGAGTTCCTTTGTGGTTATAACAGTTACAGTGAAAGATTTGAGGACATGACTCTCTCATACTGTCATACAACAAAAGAGAGACCCTTTAATCATCTTCATTAA
- the LOC120251838 gene encoding acid phosphatase 1-like isoform X1, translated as MQLIHLMLLLFFILAPTTISQTLLQVTQNDGLNEPKPPNLMYCESWRLAVETNNAGDWHKIPHRCTDLVKEYVNGQQYITDSKVVARHAQAYAKTIVVAKDGKDVWIFDVDETLISNIQHYAIDGYSYRSKVDNESAFEKWALSAKAPALPWSLWLYKKLQGLGFHLVLLTGRKETHRNSTEQNLISAGYHSWKTLILRNSTETGKTAQEYKASKRAELVGKGYRIHGNSGDQWSDLLGWPEAKRSFKIPNPMYHIP; from the exons ATGCAACTTATTCATCTTATGTTGCTCCTGTTCTTCATCCTTGCACCAACCACAATCTCGCAAACTCTTCTTCAAGTAACTCAAAATGACGGTCTGAATGAACCGAAGCCGCCTAACTTGATGTACTGCGAGAGTTGGCGATTAGCTGTCGAGACGAACAATGCCGGAGATTGGCATAAGATACCTCATCGATGCACTGATTTAGTGAAAGAGTATGTCAATGGACAGCAGTATATAACTGATTCCAAAGTGGTAGCAAGGCATGCTCAAGCTTATGCTAAGACAATTGTAGTAGCAAAGGATGGCAAAGATGTTTGGATATTCGATGTCGATGAAACACTCATTTCCAATATTCAGCATTATGCCATTGATGGATAcag TTATAGATCAAAAGTAGACAATGAATCGGCATTTGAAAAATGGGCGCTATCGGCGAAAGCACCGGCGTTGCCGTGGAGCTTATGGTTGTACAAGAAACTACAAGGACTAGGATTTCATCTTGTGCTTTTGACAGGGAGAAAAGAAACACATCGGAATTCTACTGAACAAAACTTGATTTCTGCTGGTTATCATTCATGGAAAACACTAATTCTCAg GAATTCTACTGAAACTGGGAAGACAGCACAAGAATACAAAGCATCAAAAAGAGCAGAGTTGGTGGGCAAAGGGTACAGGATTCATGGGAACTCTGGGGATCAATGGAGTGACTTGTTAGGATGGCCA
- the LOC120251199 gene encoding AP-4 complex subunit sigma: MGIRFVLLVNKQGQTRLAQYYEYLTLDERRALEGEIVRKCLARTEHQCSFVEHRNYKVVYRRYASLFFLVGVDNDENELAILEFIHLLVETMDRHFGNVCELDIMFHLEKAHFMLEEMVMNGCIVETNKQNILTPIQLMDKTS; this comes from the exons ATGGGGATCCGATTCGTGCTGCTGGTGAACAAGCAAGGCCAGACGAGATTGGCGCAATACTATGAGTACCTCACGCTGGACGAGCGCCGTGCTCTTGAGGGCGAGATCGTCCGGAAATGCCTTGCCCGCACTGAGCACCAG TGCTCGTTCGTTGAGCATCGGAATTACAAGGTTGTTTACCGCCGGTATGCTTCGTTGTTCTTCTTGGTGGGAGTTGACAATGATGAG AATGAACTAGCAATTCTGGAATTCATACATCTTTTGGTTGAAACCATGGACCGCCATTTTGGCAATGTG TGCGAGCTTGATATCATGTTCCATCTGGAGAAGGCACACTTCATGCTCGAAGAAATGGTAATGAACGGCTGCATTGTCGAAACAAACAAGCAGAACATCTTGACACCGATCCAGCTCATGGACAAAACTTCTTAG